aTAGATGGCATTGACCATTGCCTGTAAGCAATGCAGCAGCCTCGGGGGTCTAGTGGGGGTCAGAGCTGTTTTTATGTTTGCActtcagaatacattttttttaatgtaaattgccTGTCAGAAGCCTCCAATTGAGCTACAGTATGAACATACTGTCCTATTCCTGTCATGATATTTAATTTCCTCAAAATAGTAGTTCATTATTCTGTTCAAATAATAAAGTAACTATGTGAATATTAGCAACACTATGTCTACTATTATCAATTAGACCTGAATTAATACAGCTACAGGctcagcttttttaaataaagcaatgaCATTCAAAGTATAATGTTGGGTTGAACTTGTATCAAAGCTATTTTAAATACAGACAGGGGGTTGTTTCTTATTACcacaaaaacattgttatttttccTACAAATATGATTTGCCTTCCACATTAATGATTAAAATGCCAAATATTTTACTTGTAAAAGCCCCCCTTTTTCACTCTTAGCTAGCACTGACTATGATGTATACATTTGATATCTATTACATGTGTTTTACAGGACTTTATGGCCTCCCCTGGAAAGAGAGTGCATGAAAGCAATGGCTTAATCATATTTTTAGTCAAAATGAAAATAGCATGCAGAGCCTTCCTAACAAATATAAGGATTCATGTAGCAGGTGTTTCCAACCAATTATGTCTCACTGCTTTCAACCCTGACTCTTCTATTTTATATTGGGTTAAGTGTTTAGTCCACTTAAACGGAGATAAACAGTTGCAAGATAAACAGAAGTGAGCAAGATTAGAGAGATATTTTTCACAACTTTTAAAGTACACTTCTAAGAGATACACTTTAGAATAGAGAAGGTAACTATAATAAAAACGTATCTAAATATTTgcataaaagtatacttttaagaacATGAACAGACTTTACATTTATAGAAATgttttggaaaatgtagtgaCCTAATAACTAAACTCTCTTTTGACAATGTTCCCTTTTTTTCCCTTACAAATATTTTCCACGTTCCTTGCTTATACAGACTTACTGTTTCCTCAGAACAATACAGACAGTAGTTTCGGTGGACCTTCAGAGTCTCAGCACGTTCCTGAGATGCCCAGGGCTCTTATAGAATACTGTGCCACTAACAACCCTGAAGGAGATGCCAAAAGTCTGGGAAAGTCGCTTCAGACAAGTCTTGTGATCCAGTGGGAGAAGCAGCACTCAGCCTCTCATAAATCAGAAACTGAGGCTCCGTCAGTGAACGTGACAGATAAGGATCTGGAGGGGGAGAAAACAGTGGTGAATGGAGAACTCTGTGATACTAGGGTACTTCAGGAGTGTCGTAATGGGACCTTTGGACTCCTGGATGTCGATCAGCAGTATCTCTGTCACCCTGTCGTGGGCTCAGAAGGGAGCTTGTTAGCTGAGGAATCGCATATACAAAGCAGGCACTCCACCACGGGAGGAGGGGCAGCCTTTGTCCCTAGCTTGACTTGCTTGGAGCACTTTTCACATAGGCATAGCCCACTTACCATGGGGGGCCAATTTAGCAAGCACTTTTTATCCAGAACATCTGTTGAGAGCCAAGAAGCCAAAGCCCAGTCGGAGGGAAGTGAGAACAGCTCTAGCCTAGGGAGCCTTGTAGGAAGAGTGTCCTGGATGCTGGCGGATGCAGGACGTGTGCTCACAAACACTTTGAAAGAACAAACTGGTTGTAGAGGAAGTGCTTGGTACAATCAAATCTGCTCAATGGTAAAGGATCTTCCCCTTGTACACCATATCCAATTTGAATTGACTCTAAGACCACAGGCAAGCCCAACTCTGAATACAACCCAGTTTCGCCGCAGTCTGTCTCATAGTAATATTTTGTCAGTAAGAGAACAGAGAGTAGCATTGTCTTCCGTGCAAGATCTATCAAGATCCAGTTCAGGTGAATGGAAGAGCCCCTTGATGGCTTTGGAGGCAACTCAGACAGGGAATTCGGTGACCACCCAGAGAGGTGAGGGGCTGAAGCTATGCTGCCAAAGACTTCACGCTGTACCAGAGTCCTTGCTCCATCTCCAGAACCTTCCACCTCAACAGCTTCTCTCCTGCCTACATAGTGTCATCCCTGCTCCCTTGCTAATGGAAGAGCGAGTGTTTGCTCTATACTGGCTCAGTGTAGCCACCAGTTCTCAACCAGATCCACAGCCGGCAGTTACGATCATTTTCCAGACTAAACTTTTGGTGATCACCTTTGATACTTTGCCTGAATCTTCCAACACCACACACTCTTTAAATGTTTACTATGAATTACCCTTTCAGCAACTGCAGGAGATCTACATTGGTTTTGCTGGGCAGACTGTCAGACTAACAGGCAACACAGAAAAGAGTATACTTGTCTTGTACACCTGCAATGCAAGCTTAAGTCAAGAACTGTCCCAAACCTTACTCGAGGTCATTTGCCCTTTCGACAGCGGTGCACTGACCCATCCACTGCTGTCAAAGGACATGGTACATTTGTCCCTAAACTGGGACTCCCATGTTAAGGATTTGCTTTTACCCTCTGGTGGACGCCTTACATGTTCATTCCAGAAAACACTGGCTAAGTTGGTCTTCCTGTTACATGGCAACATGCAGGGTGAACGTCCAGCACTTGCACATGTGCAACTGCTCCTCTACACAACTGTCAGATTTCAGAGATCAAGTCTCAAGCTGCACACCAACCCTATTGTACCGGTTTCACAGGTGGCACCTATAGACTCTGAACTCGTCCAGTTTGTCCTGACTGACACCCACCTGGGTCTCTTGCGGGAAAATGCTGTTTATCACCCACCTCCATGTTCAGTAGCTGTGGTGGCACGCGAGGCCCAGTTTAGGCTAATGGACCTGCGTAAGTGCTCTGACGTTCGTTGCGTGCTGGTCAGAGATGGATATGGCAGTATGTGTCTGGATGTTGTGTTGGCTCAGAAATCCGGTGGTACTGGAGGTCACTCTCAACCTCCAGAGGTCTGCAATGCTGATGAGGCAGCTGCCCAATCTCCTACCAACTCTGATTCATCTCCCCGGAATGAAGTGTGGAAATTAACTTTCAGCAGCTCCGCTGAGGCCACCTTCCTGATTAATAACTTGTCAAACATTTGATCAAGGACCTTCCAGCAAAATAATTAACAGCCCAGTGAGGAGAATTCGACAGGAGACTACAAAAAAGGCTGAGTGCACCAAAAATATGACATGATTTGGCGCTGCTAGGATTTGAGAAATAATGAcgtttcattgtttttttgtttgttacttTTCCATTAAGTTATATATGACTTGCACTGTGATCAGTTTTTCTGACACATGAATAGTAATCATTGAAAGCAGTGCCAATGATCTTGATCATAAATTCATGAGGCTGGTTCAGATTGCATTGATAATAGTAATTATGTTTGTCTGGCAATATCATATTTTATTGTTGATTATTGTTTCAGAGTTActgtataatgcatatataaaaatgtataggtTTAAGACTCAACCCTAATTTTCATGTTCATTCTCTTCAGTGCCAATTAGAGAAACTTAAGTTTGAGATTGCTTCTAATTTGAATTTGATGTGTTTATCCCTGTGCATCCACAGTATATTTTTATAGTACAATTCATTTTCTAAGATTGCACAATTCAAGTTATATAGTTTCAAGTGATGTGCCACCCgagcattaaaatgtaaaatataaaatatatacatattccaTAAAACTGCTTTTCCCTCTCTTCAATATACACGCCCTTCTCTACCCGGTCTTTGACTCATATAGCCTTGCATCACAAAAAATGCATGCCTGCAGCATCCAGCAGTTATCAGTATTCATCTCTTGAACTCGTCATGGTGTGAGGAGATGCCAGTGTCAAGGtgagggttgttgttttttttttcactgctggGTCATTTAAGTTCTCAGTGCATCACGTTGCTAACTAATAGCTCACAGTTGCTTTTGTTTCAGAGCCTGCTGTGTAAAATATTAGTTATGGTTCTCTTGTGTCTCCTTTTTTGTCAGTCATGTTCAGTCATGTTGTAGACTTAATGCCACTGAAGAAGAGGAGCAGGAGGAAGACATTCTTCCTCCTACCTGGTCTAAAAAATGCTGCTATAGTGTGTAGAAAATTATAGGCGCTTGTGCAGTGCAATCAGCTAGGGCTTTTCTTTGACAGAATGCCAGTGAAAGAGGGAGAGAGTTCCTTTTAATAAAAGTACATCATGTGCTTTTTCAAAAATCAGTGATTTTCACCTTTTCAGACTTGAAATACTGTCTGAGTGAAAAGCCCGTCCTAAGGACAGATTGCCACAggggaaaaaaagcttttatgGCAGACTGTAAGTAATATCAACTGTTGTATTGTTTTTTAATAGcaatataaatctatatatatatatatgtgtgtgtgtgtgtgtgtgtgtatgttttatgcAGGCTACCTGGTCATCTACCTTGCTTCCccattcatgttttcatttacattcatTTGTAAAAGATACCCAAGTTCTTTTTCCCCTCAAAATTTTACCCTTGATGAAATTTTGAAAGAACTAAAAGTACTAAGATGGTTGGAAATTACGTGCACTCACGTGAAATGAACACTCATCATATTAGTGGTCTAATTAAAGCAGTTTATTTAACATGGAGCAGGTGCAATTTAGAGACAGAAAGAACATTCTGTTATCATCAGAATTGCTGCCATCCTTGATCTTTATGAACTAAAGTGAAATCTGCAGACATAAGAAGTCTGCTCTCCCTCTTGTTATCTTTACTGAAAGACTGCTACAGTACTTGCCTGCTGTAATGCATCAGACTCTATACCCCAAACCAGCACAATCCTCATAAAAGCAGGGAGACAATTATTGATAAGTTTATGCCCGTTTGGACTATTTTGTTGCTAAAATCTAATATCTAAACAAGCACTCCTAAAAACCATAATGAGCAATTACCACCAGCTCAAGTGATCAAGCTAAAATAAACAATGAGTCATCAATCCATTTAACACAAGAAGTGTGATTAATAAAGATTCATACTCAGCCATTAAATTATAGTCAATAaggatttcaaaaacatttttaggtatattctacagcgatattgtttaACATATGAGGTCCGACTATAAGGTTGCATCTAATAGAAGGTTAGTTTGAGTGACAGTGGCATTCAGACCATTCACTAGTTTTAGACAAAAACTCTCACATCATTAAGCTGATGAAATAAACTGCAGTATGATTCTTTTGCTCATGTATTGTGCAGATAAAGAAAATGGATCTGTCACCGCGATGAGAGAAAAGCTCAttgatgctttttttatttgGGGCCATCACATAACCAATAACATTCTTGCGGAATGGGAGCTGTGTGATGACGAGCACCATAATTCAACCAAACAGCGGCCCCAAAATTTGCTGGCTACCGAGATAACAATAGTAGATGCTGTATTGCTGTCATGCTGGTCAATCAATTGTACAGTCCAGAGTGCTCTGTGCCAATGTAGTCTCCTTAtggacatttttttaattctttatctATCACATTAGATGGAAGCCTGTTTGAAATATAACAAAGTAAAGAAGACAGTGGAAATAGAAAGGCACCCTCTTCCCGCTCGGCACCACTGATCAGGTCAAGCGGACAAAAGGCAGGGAATGATGTGTGGGACTTTTACTGAGAAAGTGTGTGCGTACGAGAAGAGCTTCTCCTCTGGTCCAGCGAGACCTCTTATCTCGCCTTCGCAGGCCCTGTGAGGTGGGATGCGTCCTCTTTCATTAATATACTTCACACCTCCTCTGCTTTAATGGCTTCAGGAAGTGCCCAGTGCCTGATGGGAGAAACAGGTGGAGCCTCTCGGTGAGCTGACAGCTTCTGAGAAAATTTCTCATTTTAGCTATACCTCGTCGCTTGGCGCTCTTTTTCCCCACTCTCTTTTTCCAAGAGAGCCATCAATCATGCATGTATGCCTTTGTTTGTAACCTTAGCTGCTTGATCCCAGAAGATCCATCAagttacagtacagtacattaaGTTAAACAGTAATGACATTGAAATATAGTGCTGCTTCTTTCTAATAGGGTCTCTAAAAGGAAAGCCATACTTAGTAATCAAAAATGTAGAGGAAATTGTATGAGCGAGAATTAATACACGTCATGAAAACACAATAACAGGAACCGAGATGGCAGTTTATAGGTTTGTTTCTTAGTAACATCTTACTTGACTGTTCTGGCTACTCCTTGTGCACGTTTGATAAGGAACATGATGTTAGTTGTTTGGCCTTTTTGTGTCTTAAGTCcaatttacaatttaatattGAGGATAATGCTGTTTTATGTACAAGTTAATTGGTGCcattttccatttccattatttttgttagaaaaaaaaagtattcattaagcagatgctttttttttgACTTAATGGGCATAAAGTAGCCAACTGcaaagttttattacattttgttactttttgtgttaaaacaataaaagctgCCTATGTTCTTttagttttaattgttttgttgatattgaaAAGTTACACttcaatgcaataaaaaaaactaactttttgccatttttgattattttctgTAAACTTTCTGTGTtgcaaaacacataaaacatactattgaaaatggcttttaaagcatctaaaaataaatgaataaatgaaaaagagACACTGTTTTGCAGGAACGATATCCAATGCATAGTTCACtctaaaaattacaattctgtcatcatttactcaccctcgtgtcattccaaacccatattttttttttttcatctgtggaACGCAAAAGGAGATAGATGAGGGATGTGAGGATGGTGATTGtaactgtcaagctccaaaaagcacATAAAAGTACCATTAAAGTATCATTAATCCATACAACTCGCAAGCTATAATACCAGCATTGGGTGagaattaaaacatattttaagttgttaTTCACTGTAATGATGCACGCGCAATTGTATAGTGCAAGTGAGGGAACTCAACACCATATGATGAGTAGAAGCTTTCCTCAAACTTCACTTGCTTTCAACATGACAAGATTCTTTGACTTTGAGGGTCACGGTTACAAGAAATGTTGGATTTGGGTTAATTTAATAGTGGTATGTGATGTTCTCCATCTGGGGGTACTTTTCCTAAGTTTTATAGTGCAAAGCTGCACCGATTCCCTgtctattaatcaaataaaagttAGCGAAACACTGGTCTGTTATTTTAACCTCTGGATTCCTCTTAACATTACTGAGACTCAGTCTGTTTTAGTCAAGCTAGTCTTTGCATTGGCCATTCTGATGGAATTTGGCAAGTAAGGGAATCCTCATAGggcactcacacactctcacacacacacacacacttattatgCTAGCCCTGAATGTCATCCGGCTCTTTGAGCCGCGGCTCATTTGTGAATGTCTGTCCTCTGGCTAAACGTATTTCTCTGCCCTTTagaaagatgatgttgtcatctGATGTCATTTTTTAAATTGGAACACTCTGCCCCATCACCCCCCTCCGCACttgcttttttcccccttttttctgGACTCTGCACGAGTCACATTAGCATTTTGCAGAAACCGTGAGACATTTTGCCACTTCGGCTTTGTGACAGATTTCACAAGCTCAATTTTAACCGTTGCCCTGGGGGGCAGAGGCACAGTTTCCATCTGTTGATAGTGTAGCTGAAGCCAGCAGGTCGTTTAAGAAAACTTCCTATCCTGGCTGCCAGCTGCACTCCAAACTCTAGATATGGAGTGTTCTTTTAAGGCCCTTGTGGTGCTGGGCTGTGATTTCACTCGCTGCATGAAAACGTGAGAATTAGAGTTTCAGTAAATGCAAATGAAACCAGTACTGGAGATTAAATATTTCTGAAGATGCTTGCAGGTTTGTTCTGTATGACTTGTTCAGCAGgagttaaaaagaaaagcacatCTGTAAATTAATacatcaatatatattttttctaatctATTACTGATTGTGagcaaaatttaaatattttctaaccaaaaacaacaacaaaaaacgagCAAATTATTTTGATCTTTGACTACTTGATCTTGACCTTCTTGACAATATTCTGTAAATGAAATCATGCTGTTTTACAATTTTGTAAATCTACTTTTTTTAattgagaaaaatattttaaaacattaactccttttaatcatcaaaaagtTTCTATGACAAATTTTACAGTCCACAATTGTATCCCTGTTACCTAAAGTGTGTAATaaaaatcaaagcaaaaaaaaaaaaaaaaaaaaaaacatatctattaaaaatgaacaatgttgcattaactaacaatgaaaaatacataaaGCAATCatccttttattaaaataattatcttagttaatgttaatttcaacatttacttacacattattaaaataaaaaagaaaatgttaatctgttaatattatttaatggaccttaGCTAGCATGAACAATGTGTTATTAACGAACATTAACTACAATGATCAATACATCTGTTACagcattaatctttgttaatgggATCTTTTTGCAAAGTGTTTAccataatttaaaacataaaaatgtctgCCTAAAAATGTTTCCGAAAGTGACATACATGATTAAATGTACACAAATATGGAGTTTGACAGCTCCAAGACAtattaatgttcattttgggtCAAGAATAGTCTAAACATCACATAAATcttaacatctccttttgtgttccacagaaaaaggaAGTCATGAAGTTTTGCaatagcatgagggtgagtaaatgcttctgagtgaacaatccctttaagagATCTGCGACTGTGAAGTCCACTCAGGTAAATTTAAAGCTTTTCTCTAAAGCTCAGATCTCAAGTATCACACTGTGCACAGGAGGGTCACTGATTCAAAGACACATTTCTATAAGTGTCTGTGGTCATAATTTCGAACTGCTTATTGTGCCTCTGTAGCACTGATGAATCAGCGGGGGGGAATAGCCTCCAACTGCTACAGTGGAATAAAGCAGAATAGCAACATGTCTTGTCAGTTTTGCAGTTTCTTAAAAAACTAAACCCAGAAATTGGATTCTGTCTAGAGAGGTTGTAAGTTACAAGTTATGGCAGCTTTCATGCCTTTTAAAGAGTGAGTTAGTCAAAACTTTAGTGTACTGAGGCGACAGGCAGTTTTGTGATAGAAACTCTGAATTATATTTAATCCATCTATGAATTCAGATGCTTCTTTATTCAGTAAGTGGTTTAAAATCGTAATTTCTTTAGTCTTGATCTATATTAGAGGTGGGTGATATACCGTTAAAGATTAACTGGTAAAAATCTGTCAACCGGTAGAGATTTTCAACTATCTTCCCTATCACATGTTTACGCTCAAGTGATGTTGTTGTGCTCATGAAAACTTATCATTAGCAtatgtttttaagcattgtgGATTAATAACAAGTGACATTAAGCCACTGAAATGCAATCAGCGAAAGAGAACACATTTCGCTATATGAGATAGGTGCATTCATGTATAAACACTGCTCACAGagttatttttgccattttagaGGCCTTTATAGGTTAAATACACACTTTATGTGTCAAAATGCCTGTTTTTGTAGGTACCTTCAAATACAGTAATTAAGGTCTTAAGTGGAAGGAAAcagctgaaaaagaaaatgtgtaacagtatattggatccaggtagctcttaaagtgacagcagtctaatattcctgctgtgtgtcattcatgttaatcaaacaacaaaagagagaaaatctctcactgatcttgactaaatcacttttgtaattttaataagaaatatatattccaTTTACACAGTGATGAATATgtatgcagtgtttttatacCTTTGATTAGCTTATACAATTTGTAGAAttgttctactgtatttttttttgtcatgttgcttAATTAGTTTCATAATCTTATTTAATCACTGTTTACTTTTCTTTAGTGAGtttgagttattattattttatttaagctactattagtttttttatgaTGTTGACACTGATGACAATAATTAGGCTATGAAATTCTAAGGTATCAATATCTATGGTATCTATGGTTTCAATATGATATCATAAAgaccttatttaaagcaaaaaataccATTACCATGAATTTATGAGATACGATTTTGGTCACATCGCCAAACCCCAGTCTCTATATAtcataatgataatattaataataatttaatgaaatttaaaggATAAGTAGGAGGGACTGAAGCCAACACATATTAAGCAGTAATTCTATTACGTAATAACTCCCTATATTCTCCCTTCTATATTTCTCTCTGCCTCCAAATGTGTGCCTCCCTTATTTTAGACCCACTCCCACATCTTTCACTGTCTATCATGATCCTCCCTTTTGCTTCCTGCAACATAAGAAGCATCCACCACTGTGTATGTTGTAGTgaattttaaatcataaatacCAGTGAAAATGAACTACCTAACTTCCGTTCACTCCTCTCCCTCAGAGCCTTGGCTCACTCGTACTATTTCCTCTGCCCTCGAGCTCTCTCACAAACAAGACAAGGTTGTTTTCTGAAACCTGCTATGCTTTCCTTCTTGTGGCCTCTGGGTTTGGAAGGTCTCTCCATTAGAATGCTGATGTCAGTGAAGCTTCTCTCTCCGTCTCTTGGTCTCTCTCACTGTCATTTCTTTTGACTATGGTCTGTTCCTCCAATGTCAAGTCATTAATCACACTGCAGAAGTTAAGTGTGACTGCAGGCAGCACCCTGTTATAAATTGCACAAGCAAGAGAAGCCGTAATTAGTTTGCAACAAACTTTATTCATAGGCCATGTTTCGTAACTTGTATTAGTTTTTGCCACTACTTTATTCAGATTAGTTTTTCTGCatgtattttaaacaaataatgatGCTAGTAATAACAAACAAACCTAATTGGTGAGTATAATTTTACATAGGAAAATCAAAAcatgtaaattaattattattattattattattattattattattattttaaagaaattatcaaACAAACAATTCAGTAAATATACTGATAGTTAAAAAAACTATGTATAATCACCTGTTTATGAAGTTTATGAGCGCAATTTGTTCAGAAATCAGACTACAATGGTTGTGCTTTATCTAAAATGATATGGTTCATAAGCATTGATTAgagttatttgtttgtatttgtatttagtaGTGGTGTTGCTGTAATGTGTTGACACCGAACAAGTATTGCAGAAAATTCACAGTACTGCAGTGCAGTCTAGACCTTAGTCTGGTTAGATGCCagtctttaaaggaatagttcacccaaaaaatgaatatttgatgtttatctgcttacccccagggcatctaagatgtaggtgactttgtttcttcagtagaacacaaacagagatttttaccacaaaccgttgcagtctgttagtcaaataatgcaaaataaataataaaatacacaaacaaaaccaaattaaaccttgCGGCTTGTGATGAtatattgatgtgtaaagacacaaaacgatcggtctgtgtaagaaactgaacagtatttatatgttgttgttttttttgtttttttttgtttttacctaTGATGCACTGCAATGCTTGAACTGTCTGAACTGTATGAGCACCTTCTCAAAACATAGTTTGCGCGTGAGGtatcttcttcttgctttacagcagATCGCAGACTTATGAGTGCATTACCACAACCTATCtatcaaatggaccattgacactcctaattgagcaagaagagtttttgtttatgtatcttgtaaaaaaaaattatatgtatatcaTATGTTTTAGTCGTGATTCCACTCCACTTTCATAATATGGctaacagactgcaacggtttgttttaaaaatctctgattgtgttctactgaagaaacaaattcacatacatcttggatgccctgggggtaagcatttaaaggtgccatctgtaatgtttggcaaaaaaaatcaagtcatactccacattccattccagatgggggcagtatgcctcaataaagtgaattggtctactctagagtaacaaacgagaaacgtcatagtctatgctccgcccctaccttcacaacaacactacagccatagccgaagactaagaggacgttttgcctccagaggaacgttgggtgatgtcaagtgattttgaaacatgacatcttcaagctactccccttcacctttaccagtgaaTATGTTCATATTCTTTTTGTTcctattacattttgagttgtatatacacattatttcagATGAATTAAATTagtttgacagacagcattctgtcaacatcattggtcaacatcagacagctgatgtgcaggttagttatgatataataaaatgggtaacgttaagttatagctagctaattatcaaacgcagctacggttagccatcgctaacattagcacgtttatcgaacagccttcgatagcctttctatgttataacttcccgaaaacaaatacacaaacatataaaacaaacttctagcgaaatactaacagcatctaacttaccaatccaaaagaaatgttgcaagtttggagtcgaacctcatttctttcaggtccatcagttgtctccagcgattaaaagcagtgccgatgtttactctggttcggctccttttcctatcggatttgatttgtgattccgagcgcggttgtttccctgtagcgggtggtggtctcttaccaagggcttgagccatcctttctctctcttccctgagagtactgggctgtactttccacatgattgacatcaggttcaggtacgcccacaagccgtgcaagttattcgtgtattgcaggttggctggtggttatgttgcctgcATAcggcctcccatggccgaaactggtattacaacacatGTCGGgcccagagatgtatagtaacgaagtagaactacttcactactgtacttaagtactaaaaggtgGTATCtgtactagagtattatttttttctcctacttccacttttacttcagtacatattttcgctgagtttaatacttttactccgatattttttttatgtgctgcatcgttactcgttacaattataataatgttacgaatcattccattacaaaccactgccagaactgtggATGGCAGTTTTGATGAAGCtagcacatcattgagcgaaacaagcgattaagaagactgcgcgtgctgactgaactgctgtgaagagagagattaacactgagccgagccacataatgactcgttcacgagtcaagaaccggttgcatcggttctcggatgaccagtaacgttagttatttctgacagttcgattcaataaaccagttgaagaaaacagttcaccgattcttttgcgctcgacgcaatggcgtcataacattaacacagaattagttcagaatcaatcaccagaAGAATCAGTTTgtttcagatgctctgtgtgttggtttgcttcacgctaaatcacacat
This window of the Carassius gibelio isolate Cgi1373 ecotype wild population from Czech Republic chromosome B13, carGib1.2-hapl.c, whole genome shotgun sequence genome carries:
- the kif16bb gene encoding uncharacterized protein kif16bb isoform X1 gives rise to the protein MASVRVAVRVRPLSQREKDLSAKVIIQVDGHKTSVLNMKENYHCMNEESFGESTKSFTYDFSYDSMNRTSPNFVTQEKIFEDLGTDVLQAAFEGYNACIFAYGQTGSGKSYTMMGDPNDYGLIPRICEGLFHHISGVLQKDKASFHMEVSYFEIYNERVRDLLPSTETQGCELKVREHPKDGPYVEALSRRHVQNYTEVGQLLQEGNRRRTTASTCMNHVSSRSHAIFTIRFVKAMFDAELPSETVSKVHLVDLAGSERANATQATGIRLKEGANINRSLVTLGVVISALADLSVGGGMKKKQNFVPYRDSVLTWLLKDSLGGNSKTIMIANISPADINYSETLNTLRYASRAKNILNKPTVNEDSNVKIIRELRAEIARLKALLSAGNQMVSFEQPSGSSVEEKLHQDEARVQELTEQWANRWKEIHNILGEDTVALRKEGIGVVLDSQMPYLICIDEDRLSTGVVLYHLKEGRTSVGAGGTEPEQDIVLHGEALQKEHCVFENRTGTVTLVPLPGARCAINGVEVTQPYVLTQGVNIQLGKATMFHFNHPQEAAQLREKRKSGLFVSSNSSAFSVESFSHFSSGKVSDQPKSDTEPLKSSCLSGESHRNNTDSSFGGPSESQHVPEMPRALIEYCATNNPEGDAKSLGKSLQTSLVIQWEKQHSASHKSETEAPSVNVTDKDLEGEKTVVNGELCDTRVLQECRNGTFGLLDVDQQYLCHPVVGSEGSLLAEESHIQSRHSTTGGGAAFVPSLTCLEHFSHRHSPLTMGGQFSKHFLSRTSVESQEAKAQSEGSENSSSLGSLVGRVSWMLADAGRVLTNTLKEQTGCRGSAWYNQICSMVKDLPLVHHIQFELTLRPQASPTLNTTQFRRSLSHSNILSVREQRVALSSVQDLSRSSSGEWKSPLMALEATQTGNSVTTQRGEGLKLCCQRLHAVPESLLHLQNLPPQQLLSCLHSVIPAPLLMEERVFALYWLSVATSSQPDPQPAVTIIFQTKLLVITFDTLPESSNTTHSLNVYYELPFQQLQEIYIGFAGQTVRLTGNTEKSILVLYTCNASLSQELSQTLLEVICPFDSGALTHPLLSKDMVHLSLNWDSHVKDLLLPSGGRLTCSFQKTLAKLVFLLHGNMQGERPALAHVQLLLYTTVRFQRSSLKLHTNPIVPVSQVAPIDSELVQFVLTDTHLGLLRENAVYHPPPCSVAVVAREAQFRLMDLRKCSDVRCVLVRDGYGSMCLDVVLAQKSGGTGGHSQPPEVCNADEAAAQSPTNSDSSPRNEVWKLTFSSSAEATFLINNLSNI